A single Molothrus aeneus isolate 106 chromosome 9, BPBGC_Maene_1.0, whole genome shotgun sequence DNA region contains:
- the GPSM2 gene encoding G-protein-signaling modulator 2 isoform X1 translates to MAEKDVLISMPEDRSFHVRYRMEASCLELALEGERLCKAGDCRAGVSFFEAAVQVGTEDLRTLSAIYSQLGNAYFYLQEYAKALEYHHHDLTLARTIGDQLGEAKASGNLGNTLKVLGNFEEAIVCCQRHLDISRELNDKVGEARALYNLGNVYHSKGKNVANAGTHDPGELPDDVKNALQKAAKYYEENLSIVKELGDRAAQGRAFGNLGNTHYLLGNFRSAVLAHEQRLLIAKEFGDRSAERRAYSNLGNAYIFLGEFETAAEYYRRTLQLARQLKDRAVEAQACYSLGNTYTLLQDYERAIDYHLKHLVIAQELHDKIGEGRACWSLGNAYTALGNHDQAIHFAERHLEISREVGDRSGELTARLNLSDLQMVLGLSYSTNNSMMAESHAVENSLNGGRPRGRRYSMENMELMKLTPEKVPNWNSEILVKQKPLVAKTSAKLHFVNRLKGKKYKNGTTSKVLQDASNSIDHRLPNSQRKSSRETMADEGFFDLLSRFQSNRMDDQRCCFQEKNRLPAPSVATSSTPPKTMIKSFSTSAVSPHTDEFLELLASSQSRRLDEQRASLSQLPGLRQSQSQSQSQLPGLRQSQRHSRALLSQLGASTNGDLDDDFFDILIKCQGSRLDDQRCAPPGAAKGPTVPDEDFFSLILRSQAKRMDEQRVHLPSAVKGPNSS, encoded by the exons GATGGAGGcttcctgcctggagctggctcTGGAGGGCGAGCGCCTGTGCAAGGCAGGAGATTGCCGGGCTGGGGTGTCTTTCTTTGAAGCTGCTGTGCAGGTTGGAACTGAAGATTTACGAACCCTGAGTGCTATTTACAGCCAGCTGGGCAATGCCTATTTCTACCTGCAGGAATATGCAAAGGCCTTGGAATATCATCACCACGATTTAACTCTTGCAAG GACAATTGGAGATCAATTGGGAGAAGCTAAAGCCAGTGGGAACCTGGGCAACACCTTAAAGGTACTTGGGAATTTTGAAGAAGCTATTGTTTGCTGTCAGAGACATCTGGATATTTCCAGAGAACTTAACGATAAG GTTGGAGAGGCAAGAGCACTGTATAATCTGGGAAATGTATATCActccaaagggaaaaatgtAGCTAATGCTGGAACCCATGATCCAGGGGAACTTCCAGATGATGTTAAAAATGCTTTACAGAAAGCTGCAAAGTATTATGA GGAAAACCTGTCAATAGTAAAAGAGCTGGGTgacagagcagcacaaggaCGTGCCTTTGGAAATCTGGGAAACACACACTATCTTCTGGGCAACTTCAGGAGTGCAGTTTTAGCCCATGAACAG cGTCTCCTCATTGCAAAAGAATTTGGTGATAGATCAGCAGAAAGAAGAGCATACAGCAACCTTGGAAATGCCTACATATTCCTGGGGGAATTTGAAACTGCTGCTGAGTACTACAG GAGGACACTGCAGCTGGCTCGGCAGCTGAAGGACAGAGCTGTGGAAGCACAGGCCTGCTACAGCCTGGGGAACACCTACACTCTGCTCCAGGACTATGAGAGAGCCATTGACTATCATCTCAAACACCTTGTGATTGCTCAGGAGCTACATGACAA AATTGGGGAAGGAAGAGCATGCTGGAGTTTAGGGAATGCTTATACTGCTCTGGGAAATCATGACCAAGCCATCCATTTCGCAGAAAGGCACCTGGAGATTTCAAGAGAG GTAGGAGACAGAAGTGGAGAACTCACTGCCAGACTTAATCTCTCAGATCTTCAAATGGTTCTTGGATTAAGCTACAGCACAAACAACTCCATGATGGCAGAAAGCCACGCAGTGGAAAACAGTTTGAATG GTGGCAGACCAAGAGGACGCCGTTACAGTATGGAGAACATGGAACTTATGAAATTAACACCAGAAAAG GTTCCAAACTGGAACAGTGAGATTCTTGTTAAACAGAAACCACTGGTTGCCAAAACTTCAGCAAAACTTCATTTTGTAAATCGACTAAAAGGCAAAAAGTACAAAAACGGCACCACCTCCAAAGTTTTGCAGGATGCCAGTAATTCCATTGATCATCGACTTCCAAACTCTCAGAGG aaaagcagcCGTGAGACGATGGCAGATGAAGGGTTCTTTGATCTGCTGAGTCGGTTCCAGAGTAACAGGATGGATGATCAGAGGTGCTGCTTCCAGGAGAAGAACAgactcccagctccttcagtgGCAACATCCTCTACTCCACCTAAAACGAtgataaaat CCTTTTCCACGTCGGCGGTGTCCCCACACACGGACGagttcctggagctgctggcgaGCTCGCAGAGCCGGCGCCTGGACGAGCAGCGCGCCAGCCTGAGCCAGCTGCCCGGCctgaggcagagccagagccagagccagagccagctgcCCGGCCTGAGGCAGAGCCAGCGCCACAGCCGCGCCCTGCTGAGCCAGCTCGGGGCCAGCACCAACGGCGACCTGGATGACGACTTCTTCGACATATTGATCAAATGCCAG GGCTCCAGACTGGATGATCAGAGATGtgctcctccaggagctgccaaaGGCCCCACTGTACCAGATGAGGATTTTTTCAGCCTGATTTTGCGCTCACAAGCCAAGAGAATGGATGAGCAGAGAGTCCACCTACCCTCAGCTGTAAAGGGACCCAATTCCAGCTGA
- the GPSM2 gene encoding G-protein-signaling modulator 2 isoform X2: MEASCLELALEGERLCKAGDCRAGVSFFEAAVQVGTEDLRTLSAIYSQLGNAYFYLQEYAKALEYHHHDLTLARTIGDQLGEAKASGNLGNTLKVLGNFEEAIVCCQRHLDISRELNDKVGEARALYNLGNVYHSKGKNVANAGTHDPGELPDDVKNALQKAAKYYEENLSIVKELGDRAAQGRAFGNLGNTHYLLGNFRSAVLAHEQRLLIAKEFGDRSAERRAYSNLGNAYIFLGEFETAAEYYRRTLQLARQLKDRAVEAQACYSLGNTYTLLQDYERAIDYHLKHLVIAQELHDKIGEGRACWSLGNAYTALGNHDQAIHFAERHLEISREVGDRSGELTARLNLSDLQMVLGLSYSTNNSMMAESHAVENSLNGGRPRGRRYSMENMELMKLTPEKVPNWNSEILVKQKPLVAKTSAKLHFVNRLKGKKYKNGTTSKVLQDASNSIDHRLPNSQRKSSRETMADEGFFDLLSRFQSNRMDDQRCCFQEKNRLPAPSVATSSTPPKTMIKSFSTSAVSPHTDEFLELLASSQSRRLDEQRASLSQLPGLRQSQSQSQSQLPGLRQSQRHSRALLSQLGASTNGDLDDDFFDILIKCQGSRLDDQRCAPPGAAKGPTVPDEDFFSLILRSQAKRMDEQRVHLPSAVKGPNSS; the protein is encoded by the exons ATGGAGGcttcctgcctggagctggctcTGGAGGGCGAGCGCCTGTGCAAGGCAGGAGATTGCCGGGCTGGGGTGTCTTTCTTTGAAGCTGCTGTGCAGGTTGGAACTGAAGATTTACGAACCCTGAGTGCTATTTACAGCCAGCTGGGCAATGCCTATTTCTACCTGCAGGAATATGCAAAGGCCTTGGAATATCATCACCACGATTTAACTCTTGCAAG GACAATTGGAGATCAATTGGGAGAAGCTAAAGCCAGTGGGAACCTGGGCAACACCTTAAAGGTACTTGGGAATTTTGAAGAAGCTATTGTTTGCTGTCAGAGACATCTGGATATTTCCAGAGAACTTAACGATAAG GTTGGAGAGGCAAGAGCACTGTATAATCTGGGAAATGTATATCActccaaagggaaaaatgtAGCTAATGCTGGAACCCATGATCCAGGGGAACTTCCAGATGATGTTAAAAATGCTTTACAGAAAGCTGCAAAGTATTATGA GGAAAACCTGTCAATAGTAAAAGAGCTGGGTgacagagcagcacaaggaCGTGCCTTTGGAAATCTGGGAAACACACACTATCTTCTGGGCAACTTCAGGAGTGCAGTTTTAGCCCATGAACAG cGTCTCCTCATTGCAAAAGAATTTGGTGATAGATCAGCAGAAAGAAGAGCATACAGCAACCTTGGAAATGCCTACATATTCCTGGGGGAATTTGAAACTGCTGCTGAGTACTACAG GAGGACACTGCAGCTGGCTCGGCAGCTGAAGGACAGAGCTGTGGAAGCACAGGCCTGCTACAGCCTGGGGAACACCTACACTCTGCTCCAGGACTATGAGAGAGCCATTGACTATCATCTCAAACACCTTGTGATTGCTCAGGAGCTACATGACAA AATTGGGGAAGGAAGAGCATGCTGGAGTTTAGGGAATGCTTATACTGCTCTGGGAAATCATGACCAAGCCATCCATTTCGCAGAAAGGCACCTGGAGATTTCAAGAGAG GTAGGAGACAGAAGTGGAGAACTCACTGCCAGACTTAATCTCTCAGATCTTCAAATGGTTCTTGGATTAAGCTACAGCACAAACAACTCCATGATGGCAGAAAGCCACGCAGTGGAAAACAGTTTGAATG GTGGCAGACCAAGAGGACGCCGTTACAGTATGGAGAACATGGAACTTATGAAATTAACACCAGAAAAG GTTCCAAACTGGAACAGTGAGATTCTTGTTAAACAGAAACCACTGGTTGCCAAAACTTCAGCAAAACTTCATTTTGTAAATCGACTAAAAGGCAAAAAGTACAAAAACGGCACCACCTCCAAAGTTTTGCAGGATGCCAGTAATTCCATTGATCATCGACTTCCAAACTCTCAGAGG aaaagcagcCGTGAGACGATGGCAGATGAAGGGTTCTTTGATCTGCTGAGTCGGTTCCAGAGTAACAGGATGGATGATCAGAGGTGCTGCTTCCAGGAGAAGAACAgactcccagctccttcagtgGCAACATCCTCTACTCCACCTAAAACGAtgataaaat CCTTTTCCACGTCGGCGGTGTCCCCACACACGGACGagttcctggagctgctggcgaGCTCGCAGAGCCGGCGCCTGGACGAGCAGCGCGCCAGCCTGAGCCAGCTGCCCGGCctgaggcagagccagagccagagccagagccagctgcCCGGCCTGAGGCAGAGCCAGCGCCACAGCCGCGCCCTGCTGAGCCAGCTCGGGGCCAGCACCAACGGCGACCTGGATGACGACTTCTTCGACATATTGATCAAATGCCAG GGCTCCAGACTGGATGATCAGAGATGtgctcctccaggagctgccaaaGGCCCCACTGTACCAGATGAGGATTTTTTCAGCCTGATTTTGCGCTCACAAGCCAAGAGAATGGATGAGCAGAGAGTCCACCTACCCTCAGCTGTAAAGGGACCCAATTCCAGCTGA
- the CLCC1 gene encoding chloride channel CLIC-like protein 1 isoform X2, producing MLIGSCKAQEDEWIDPTDMLNYDAASGTMRRPYKPNYHDSEEEAVDTVSTEISRCSRVVDSLQHKIAECEKRNAKSQESRSFYIFKRFLNKILNEAGKLGLPGEDVGHVHYDAEIILSRQTYLEILRFVSEEAWQPGALDEALSDILVNFKHHDDEAWRWRFEDTFGIDLYHLFWLLLCAVCIVIVMATELRTYVSRFVQLKYVLFLTFLVSFVWNWFYLYTLAFAQHQAEMAKMGQFDKVCAEKLEWYGSLMEWLRSTWTFQDDPCKKYYEILLVNPVYMVPPSKALAVTFTNFVTEPLKDIGQGIGEFIKALMKEIPLILQVPVLITMALGVLTFCYGAGSSVSALRYLRSSQKKSLPLPAGGQEPIAFGQYDGRTADEFYVQQQPYVHRGHQDRGDAATRPLPRLRAGNGSRSPDTARNSDQLDAQQNRLYTESDVHRLETLQAENLTAEAALEQQKQETSKVEGETRENCDPNKNLEQKSSATEPCEEKKESVLHDSRKETKEDPDSAVE from the exons ATGCTGATAGGGAGCTGTAAAGCTCAAGAAGATGAATGGATTGACCCCACGGATATGCTCAATTACGATGCAGCATCAGGAACAATGAGAAGACCTTATAAG CCAAACTATCATGATTCTGAGGAAGAGGCTGTGGATACAGTCAGTACTGAAATCTCACGTTGTTCCAGGGTAGTAGATTCCTTGCAACACAAG ATTGCAGAGTGTGAAAAGAGGAATGCCAAATCACAGGAGAGCCggagcttttatatttttaagcgATTCTTGAATAAGATTTTAAATGAAGCTGGAAAACTTGGCCTT CCTGGGGAAGATGTGGGCCATGTCCATTACGACGCTGAGATCATTCTTAGCAGACAGACGTATTTGGAGATCCTCAGGTTTGTCAGTGAGGaagcctggcagccaggagccctGGATGAGGCACTCAGTGATATTCTGGTCAATTTTAAGCACCATGATGATGAAGCTTGGCGGTGGAGATTTGAAGACACCTTTGGAATTGATCTGTATCATTTGTTTTGG ctCCTCTTGTGTGCAGTGTGCATTGTGATTGTGATGGCTACAGAACTGAGGACCTACGTTTCCCGCTTTGTTCAGCtcaaatatgttttatttctgactTTTCTCGTCAGTTTTGTATGGAATTGGTTTTACTTGTACACG CTGGCCTTCGCTCAGCACCAGGCAGAGATGGCCAAGATGGGGCAGTTTGACAAGGTCTGTGCTGAGAAGCTGGAGTGGTATGGAAGTCTCATGG AATGGCTTAGAAGCACATGGACGTTTCAGGATGATCCCTGTAAGAAGTATTATGAAATTCTGCTTGTAAATCCTGTTTATATGGTTCCACCATCAAAG GCCTTGGCAGTAACTTTCACCAACTTTGTAACTGAGCCTTTGAAGGACATAGGACAAGGTATTGGTGAATTCATCAAGGCACTTATGAAGGAGATACCATTAATTCTGCAGGTTCCAGTGCTCATTACCATGGCTCTGGGTGTCCTG ACTTTTTGCTATGGTGCAGGATCATCAGTGTCTGCATTAAGATACTTAAGGtcttctcagaagaaaagtcttcctctgcctgctggtGGGCAGGAGCCCATAGCCTTTGGGCAGTACGATGGGAGGACAGCAGACGAGTTCTacgtgcagcagcagccataTGTGCACAGAGGCCACCAGGACAGAGGGGATGCTGCCACCAggcccctgcccaggctgagaGCGGGcaatggcagcaggagcccggACACGGCACGCAACAGCGACCAGCTGGATGCACAGCAG AACAGGTTGTACACTGAATCTGATGTTCATAGACTTGAAACTCTCCAAGCTGAAAACCTTACTGCAGAAGCTGCACTTGAGCAGCAAAAACAGGAGACAAGCAAAGTAGAGGGAGAGACTAGAGAAAACTGTGACCCCAATAAAAACCTAGAACAGAAAAGTTCTGCCACAGAACCAtgtgaagagaagaaagagagcgTTTTACATGACTCCAGGAAAGAGACTAAGGAAGACCCAGACTCTGCT GTGGAGTAG
- the CLCC1 gene encoding chloride channel CLIC-like protein 1 isoform X1, whose translation MLFPLVLCAVMLIGSCKAQEDEWIDPTDMLNYDAASGTMRRPYKPNYHDSEEEAVDTVSTEISRCSRVVDSLQHKIAECEKRNAKSQESRSFYIFKRFLNKILNEAGKLGLPGEDVGHVHYDAEIILSRQTYLEILRFVSEEAWQPGALDEALSDILVNFKHHDDEAWRWRFEDTFGIDLYHLFWLLLCAVCIVIVMATELRTYVSRFVQLKYVLFLTFLVSFVWNWFYLYTLAFAQHQAEMAKMGQFDKVCAEKLEWYGSLMEWLRSTWTFQDDPCKKYYEILLVNPVYMVPPSKALAVTFTNFVTEPLKDIGQGIGEFIKALMKEIPLILQVPVLITMALGVLTFCYGAGSSVSALRYLRSSQKKSLPLPAGGQEPIAFGQYDGRTADEFYVQQQPYVHRGHQDRGDAATRPLPRLRAGNGSRSPDTARNSDQLDAQQNRLYTESDVHRLETLQAENLTAEAALEQQKQETSKVEGETRENCDPNKNLEQKSSATEPCEEKKESVLHDSRKETKEDPDSAVE comes from the exons ATGCTGTTTCCTTTGGTGTTGTGTGCAGTGATGCTGATAGGGAGCTGTAAAGCTCAAGAAGATGAATGGATTGACCCCACGGATATGCTCAATTACGATGCAGCATCAGGAACAATGAGAAGACCTTATAAG CCAAACTATCATGATTCTGAGGAAGAGGCTGTGGATACAGTCAGTACTGAAATCTCACGTTGTTCCAGGGTAGTAGATTCCTTGCAACACAAG ATTGCAGAGTGTGAAAAGAGGAATGCCAAATCACAGGAGAGCCggagcttttatatttttaagcgATTCTTGAATAAGATTTTAAATGAAGCTGGAAAACTTGGCCTT CCTGGGGAAGATGTGGGCCATGTCCATTACGACGCTGAGATCATTCTTAGCAGACAGACGTATTTGGAGATCCTCAGGTTTGTCAGTGAGGaagcctggcagccaggagccctGGATGAGGCACTCAGTGATATTCTGGTCAATTTTAAGCACCATGATGATGAAGCTTGGCGGTGGAGATTTGAAGACACCTTTGGAATTGATCTGTATCATTTGTTTTGG ctCCTCTTGTGTGCAGTGTGCATTGTGATTGTGATGGCTACAGAACTGAGGACCTACGTTTCCCGCTTTGTTCAGCtcaaatatgttttatttctgactTTTCTCGTCAGTTTTGTATGGAATTGGTTTTACTTGTACACG CTGGCCTTCGCTCAGCACCAGGCAGAGATGGCCAAGATGGGGCAGTTTGACAAGGTCTGTGCTGAGAAGCTGGAGTGGTATGGAAGTCTCATGG AATGGCTTAGAAGCACATGGACGTTTCAGGATGATCCCTGTAAGAAGTATTATGAAATTCTGCTTGTAAATCCTGTTTATATGGTTCCACCATCAAAG GCCTTGGCAGTAACTTTCACCAACTTTGTAACTGAGCCTTTGAAGGACATAGGACAAGGTATTGGTGAATTCATCAAGGCACTTATGAAGGAGATACCATTAATTCTGCAGGTTCCAGTGCTCATTACCATGGCTCTGGGTGTCCTG ACTTTTTGCTATGGTGCAGGATCATCAGTGTCTGCATTAAGATACTTAAGGtcttctcagaagaaaagtcttcctctgcctgctggtGGGCAGGAGCCCATAGCCTTTGGGCAGTACGATGGGAGGACAGCAGACGAGTTCTacgtgcagcagcagccataTGTGCACAGAGGCCACCAGGACAGAGGGGATGCTGCCACCAggcccctgcccaggctgagaGCGGGcaatggcagcaggagcccggACACGGCACGCAACAGCGACCAGCTGGATGCACAGCAG AACAGGTTGTACACTGAATCTGATGTTCATAGACTTGAAACTCTCCAAGCTGAAAACCTTACTGCAGAAGCTGCACTTGAGCAGCAAAAACAGGAGACAAGCAAAGTAGAGGGAGAGACTAGAGAAAACTGTGACCCCAATAAAAACCTAGAACAGAAAAGTTCTGCCACAGAACCAtgtgaagagaagaaagagagcgTTTTACATGACTCCAGGAAAGAGACTAAGGAAGACCCAGACTCTGCT GTGGAGTAG
- the CLCC1 gene encoding chloride channel CLIC-like protein 1 isoform X3 gives MLFPLVLCAVMLIGSCKAQEDEWIDPTDMLNYDAASGTMRRPYKPNYHDSEEEAVDTVSTEISRCSRVVDSLQHKIAECEKRNAKSQESRSFYIFKRFLNKILNEAGKLGLPGEDVGHVHYDAEIILSRQTYLEILRFVSEEAWQPGALDEALSDILVNFKHHDDEAWRWRFEDTFGIDLYHLFWLLLCAVCIVIVMATELRTYVSRFVQLKYVLFLTFLVSFVWNWFYLYTLAFAQHQAEMAKMGQFDKVCAEKLEWYGSLMEWLRSTWTFQDDPCKKYYEILLVNPVYMVPPSKALAVTFTNFVTEPLKDIGQDFLLWCRIISVCIKILKVFSEEKSSSACWWAGAHSLWAVRWEDSRRVLRAAAAICAQRPPGQRGCCHQAPAQAESGQWQQEPGHGTQQRPAGCTAEQVVH, from the exons ATGCTGTTTCCTTTGGTGTTGTGTGCAGTGATGCTGATAGGGAGCTGTAAAGCTCAAGAAGATGAATGGATTGACCCCACGGATATGCTCAATTACGATGCAGCATCAGGAACAATGAGAAGACCTTATAAG CCAAACTATCATGATTCTGAGGAAGAGGCTGTGGATACAGTCAGTACTGAAATCTCACGTTGTTCCAGGGTAGTAGATTCCTTGCAACACAAG ATTGCAGAGTGTGAAAAGAGGAATGCCAAATCACAGGAGAGCCggagcttttatatttttaagcgATTCTTGAATAAGATTTTAAATGAAGCTGGAAAACTTGGCCTT CCTGGGGAAGATGTGGGCCATGTCCATTACGACGCTGAGATCATTCTTAGCAGACAGACGTATTTGGAGATCCTCAGGTTTGTCAGTGAGGaagcctggcagccaggagccctGGATGAGGCACTCAGTGATATTCTGGTCAATTTTAAGCACCATGATGATGAAGCTTGGCGGTGGAGATTTGAAGACACCTTTGGAATTGATCTGTATCATTTGTTTTGG ctCCTCTTGTGTGCAGTGTGCATTGTGATTGTGATGGCTACAGAACTGAGGACCTACGTTTCCCGCTTTGTTCAGCtcaaatatgttttatttctgactTTTCTCGTCAGTTTTGTATGGAATTGGTTTTACTTGTACACG CTGGCCTTCGCTCAGCACCAGGCAGAGATGGCCAAGATGGGGCAGTTTGACAAGGTCTGTGCTGAGAAGCTGGAGTGGTATGGAAGTCTCATGG AATGGCTTAGAAGCACATGGACGTTTCAGGATGATCCCTGTAAGAAGTATTATGAAATTCTGCTTGTAAATCCTGTTTATATGGTTCCACCATCAAAG GCCTTGGCAGTAACTTTCACCAACTTTGTAACTGAGCCTTTGAAGGACATAGGACAAG ACTTTTTGCTATGGTGCAGGATCATCAGTGTCTGCATTAAGATACTTAAGGtcttctcagaagaaaagtcttcctctgcctgctggtGGGCAGGAGCCCATAGCCTTTGGGCAGTACGATGGGAGGACAGCAGACGAGTTCTacgtgcagcagcagccataTGTGCACAGAGGCCACCAGGACAGAGGGGATGCTGCCACCAggcccctgcccaggctgagaGCGGGcaatggcagcaggagcccggACACGGCACGCAACAGCGACCAGCTGGATGCACAGCAG AACAGGTTGTACACTGA